From the genome of Candidatus Cloacimonadota bacterium:
ATCTTGGTGCAGTCGGAGACATTATAGAAGTTTCCGGTGGATTCGCCAGAAATTACCTAATCCCCAATGGCTTTGCTATTAAAGCAACAAGAAAAAACCTCGCTCTGGTTGATTCAATTAAAGATAAAGAAGAAATAAGACTAGCACAAGAAATAAAAGAAGCAGAAATGATTTTATCCAGAATCGTTAAGGAAACCTGCATATTCACACGTCTCGCAGATGAAAATGGCCATTTGTTTGGTTCTGTTAGTGAAAAAGATATCGTTGCCGGTCTTGCAGAAAAAGGACTTGAAGTAGATAAATCATCCATACGGATGGAACACCACCTGAAAGAAATTGGAGAACATGACATAACAATCAAACTTAAAGAAAATGTAGAAGGACAATTACATATAATCATCCAAATACAAGAAACCTCTCAGGATGAAAATAAAACAACCTTGGAGTAAATCATGAAATCGATATTAAAAATAATCAAAGAAGTTATAATGTGGCTCGTGATACTATCGGCTTTTGCAGCAATCGGATTATCCACTCAAACACCGGTAAAGTCTTCAATAATCTGGGTTTTGATCGGAATTGTTATTTTCGTCGGTGGATTTTTACTTGCCAAATATGGCAAAAGGCAAAAAGGTACGACTCATACCCATTTAATTTTCAAAAAAATTATCGGAGCTCTGCTTACCATTTTCGGATTAATCCTGCCGATATTGATACTTTCCACTTTTCCAACATCCACAAAATTATTGATTGTCGCTTTCGATGTTGTGCTTGTGGCTTTTGGTATCCTAGCTGTAAAATTAATCAATAAAAGCATATCTACTGCAATACTCGGTTATATTCTTCTTTTCATTCTCGCTTTTCTGCCTGCTCTGGCGATGTCCACATACGACATGAGTTATAACGCTTTGGGCACAACCTATTATCTCACAATTGCTCTTGCCTGCTTTTCTTGGTTCGGCATATCCA
Proteins encoded in this window:
- the rplI gene encoding 50S ribosomal protein L9 — encoded protein: MKIIIKKSTNPQTENLGAVGDIIEVSGGFARNYLIPNGFAIKATRKNLALVDSIKDKEEIRLAQEIKEAEMILSRIVKETCIFTRLADENGHLFGSVSEKDIVAGLAEKGLEVDKSSIRMEHHLKEIGEHDITIKLKENVEGQLHIIIQIQETSQDENKTTLE